The following are encoded together in the Triticum dicoccoides isolate Atlit2015 ecotype Zavitan chromosome 6B, WEW_v2.0, whole genome shotgun sequence genome:
- the LOC119323901 gene encoding putative E3 ubiquitin-protein ligase SINA-like 6: MGRKRKSTMGGKTPPSKGRPCCKSVAVPSLVAVEAPEPVAASNAMVPHHQPKGGPGLLKQACSAVAVSAAKEKVVKLDLDVPMRVLNCDVCYGLLKAPIFQCSLLRHVACRSCSEFHGGKCRPCADLAASAVYVQSSYLDTLFGYIKEACPYKKYGCTSTIVIGDLAAAHRATCEFEPCWCTRCSFKGSPADLVSHFTLTHAWSAHKFTYGQDYIYNTDEMDSSFVYTDKMDSWMVRYELFLGEDGGVFLLVVDLAPFFQEFPFPLVTLVCVRNSAAAAAGPMYTYSVRADAPPAQRRKLKLEIKEVASCPDWRMERDCFPLLPGMLREEKTSKSVLVRICVSKSESSSVSCSS; this comes from the exons ATGGGTCGCAAGAGGAAGAGCACAATGGGTGGAAAGACTCCACCGTCAAAGGGCCGGCCTTGCTGCAAGTCGGTGGCGGTGCCCAGTCTAGTTGCCGTAGAGGCGCCGGAGCCGGTGGCAGCGTCCAACGCAATGGTGCCACATCATCAGCCAAAAGGAGGACCAGGGCTACTCAAACAAGCCTGCAGTGCAGTCGCGGTATCTGCGGCGAAGGAAAAGGTGGTGAAGCTCGACTTAGATGTTCCGATGAGGGTGCTAAACTGCGACGTGTGCTATGGCCTCCTGAAGGCTCCCATCTTCCAG TGCTCCCTTCTGCGGCACGTCGCGTGCAGGTCCTGCAGTGAGTTCCACGGCGGCAAGTGCCGTCCTTGTGCAGACTTGGCCGCCTCCGCTGTCTACGTCCAGAGCTCCTACCTGGACACCCTATTCGGCTACATCAAGGAGGCCTGCCCGTACAAAAAGTACGGCTGCACAAGCACTATTGTCATAGGTGACCTGGCGGCGGCGCACAGAGCCACATGCGAGTTCGAGCCCTGTTGGTGCACGAGGTGCTCTTTCAAGGGCTCGCCGGCGGACCTCGTGAGCCACTTCACGCTCACGCACGCCTGGTCCGCCCACAAGTTCACATACGGCCAAGACTACATATACAACACCGACGAGATGGATTCGTCGTTTGTGTACACCGACAAGATGGATTCGTGGATGGTGCGCTATGAACTCTTTCTCGGGGAGGACGGTGGCGTGTTCCTATTGGTCGTGGACCTTGCTCCGTTCTTCCAGGAGTTCCCTTTCCCCTTGGTGACCCTTGTGTGTGTCAGGAATAGCGCTGCTGCTGCCGCTGGGCCGATGTACACCTACTCGGTCAGGGCGGATGCCCCTCCTGctcagaggcgcaagctgaagctgGAAATTAAGGAGGTGGCGAGCTGCCCGGACTGGAGGATGGAGCGTGACTGTTTCCCACTGCTTCCGGGGATGCTGCGTGAGGAAAAAACCAGCAAGAGTGTCCTTGTGCGCATCTGCgttagcaagagcgagagcagcagcgtgtcATGCTCAAGTTAG